The Cuculus canorus isolate bCucCan1 chromosome 5, bCucCan1.pri, whole genome shotgun sequence genome window below encodes:
- the LOC104062364 gene encoding sphingosine-1-phosphate phosphatase 1 isoform X5, protein MSPRRRLACLAARLRDPRSVAAFQRLCGVEGPAEQNGGPPAGHGHPAGNGSVPGGQRWRRRPRRNSLTEEDGSQEFSTRSRFLYYLFSLGTELGNELFYILFFPFCIWNLDAWLGRRLIIIWVWVMYLGQCTKDIIRWPRPASPPVVKLEVFYNSEYSMPSTHAMSGTAIPLALLLLSYGRWQYPLMFGLTLALCWCSLVCCSRIYMGMHSILDVIAGFLYAILILVVFHPVVDQIDNFNLTYKYAPLIIISLHLALGIFSFTLDTWSTSRGDTAQILGCGAGVACGSHVNYIMGLNLDPRPETLPLSLSSLTVTVFGKAILRLLIGVIVLLLTKVAMKKATIPLACKIFRIPHDDVRKARQRMEVELPYRYITYGMVGFSLMFIVPCLFHFIGLS, encoded by the exons ATGTCCCCGCGGCGCCGCCTGGCCTGCCTGGCCGCCCGTCTGCGGGACCCGCGCAGTGTGGCCGCCTTCCAGCGGCTCTGCGGGGTGGAGGGTCCCGCGGAGCAGAACGGCGGCCCCCCGGCAGGGCACGGGCATCCCGCCGGGAACGGCTCCGTGCCCGGGGGGCAGCGCTGGAGGAGGAGGCCCCGCCGCAACTCCCTGACGGAGGAGGACGGCAGCCAGGAGTTCTCCACCCGCAGCCGGTTCCTCTACTATCTCTTCAGCTTGGGCACGGAGCTGGGCAACGAGCTGTTCTacatccttttcttccctttctgcatCTGGAACTTGGACGCCTGGCTGGGCCGGAGGCTGATCATCATCTGGGTGTGGGTGATGTACCTGGGGCAGTGCACCAAGGATATCATCCGCTGGCCGCGGCCCGCCTCCCCGCCCGTGGTGAAGCTCGAGGTCTTCTACAACTCCGAGTACAGCATGCCCTCCACCCACGCCATGTCGGGCACCGCCATCCCCCTGGCGCTCCTGCTGCTCAGCTACGGCCGCTGGCAG TATCCCCTTATGTTTGGATTGACCCTTGCACTCTGCTGGTGTTCTTTGGTTTGCTGTAGTCGAATTTATATGGGAATGCATTCAATTTTG GATGTTATTGCTGGATTTCTGTATGCTATTCTTATCCTGGTTGTCTTCCATCCAGTTGTGGACCAGATTGATAACTTCAACTTAACTTACAAATATGCACCCTTAATTATCATCAGTCTCCATTTAGCCCTGGGCATCTTCTCTTTTACTCTAGACACCTGGAGCACATCACGAGGGGACACAGCTCAGATCCTGGGCTGCGGTGCTGGAGTAGCCTGTGGCTCTCATGTTAACTACATAATGGGTCTAAACCTGGATCCTCGTCCCGAGACATTACCTTTATCTCTTTCCTCACTTACTGTGACTGTGTTTGGAAAAGCCATATTGCGGTTGTTGATTGGAGTAATAGTTTTGCTGTTAACAAAAGTAGCGATGAAAAAAGCCACTATTCCACTGGCATGTAAAATATTTCGCATACCACATGATGATGTACGGAAAGCAAGACAGCGCATGGAAGTTGAGCTTCCATATCGCTATATTACATATGGGATGGTTGGGTTCTCCCTCATGTTTATTGTTCCttgccttttccattttattggTCTTTCTTGA